AGCGCCGGCATCAGGAACACGCTGATCAGCAGGCGGGTGAACAGGCCGCTGACGATGACCAGCGCGAACGGCCGCTGCGTGTCGGTGCCGACGCCGGTGGCCAGCGCCGCCGGCAGCAGGCCGAGCGCGGCCACCAGCGCGGTCATCATGATCGGACGCAGGCGCAGGATCGCGCCTTCGCGGATCGCCTCGGCCACGCCGACGCCGTTGCGGCGCAGCTCGTTGACGTAGGAGATGTACACCACCGCGGTCTGCACCGAGACGCCGAACAGCGCGAGGAAGCCGATGCCCGAGGACACCGAGAACGGCGTGCCGGTCAGCCACAGCGCGATGATGCCGCCGGCCGGCGCGGACAGCACCACGCCGAGCACGGTGATGAAGGGGAACTTGAAGTTGCTGTACAGCGCGAACAGCAGCAGGAAGATCAAACCCACGGTGAGCGGCACGATCAGGTTCAGCTGCGCGCGCGAAGCGGTGTATTCCTTGTACTCGCCGCCCCAGTCCAGCCGGTAGCCCTGTTGCAGCTTCACCTTCGCGTCGACCTGGGCGATCGCATCCTCCACCGCGCCGGCCAGGTCGCGGCCTTCCACCGAGAACTGCACGCCGATGTAGCGCGAGTTGTCCTGCCGGTAGATGAAGGAGGCGCCGCTGGTCACCCGGATATCGGCGAATTCCTTCAGCGGCAGCTGCTGGCCGCCGGGCGTGGCCACCAGGATGTTGCCGATCGCCTCGGCGTTGTCGCGGAACGGCTGGTCCAGCCGCACGACCAGATCGAACTGCTTCTCGCCCTGGATCACCTGGGTGGCCACGTCGCCGCCGATCGCGGTCTGGATCAGACCGTTGATGTCGTCCACGTTCAGGCCGTAGCGGGCGATCACCGCGCGGTTGATGGTGATGCTGAGGCTGGGCTGGCCGAGCTCCTGCACCAGCGTCACGTCACGGATGCCGCGCACCTGTTCCAGCACGTGTTTGATCGCCTTGCCCTTCGCCTGCAGCGTGTTCAGATCGGTGCCGAACACCTTCACCGCCAGCGCGCTCTTCAGGCCGGTCTCGGCCTCGTCCACCGCGTCCTCGGCCGGCTGGGTGTAGTTGAAGCTGATGCCGGGGAAGACTTGCAGCTTGCGGTTGATCGCTGCGATCAGTTCGGCCTTGTCGTGGTACGCGCCCTTCCACTGCGCGTACGGCTTCAGGCCGACGTAGAACTCGACGTTGAAGAAGCCGGTGTGATCGGTGCCATCGTCGGGCCGGCCCAGCTCCGAGGCAACCGTGGTGACCTCGGGGAACGAGCGCAGGATGGCGCGGATCTGTGGCGCGATTTTCGCCGACTCGTCGAACGAGATGGTGTACGGCATGGTCGCGCGCACCCACAGCGCGCCCTCGTCCAGGTGCGGCATGAACTCCGCGCCGATGCGCGGCACCAGCAGCAGCGACAAGCCCAGCAGCAACGCCGAGACCGCCGTGGTCAGCCATGCCCGGGCGAGGCAGAAATCCAGACCCTTGGCATAGACCGACCTGATCGCCTCGAACATGCGGTTGCGCCGCTCGCGTACGCCCTTGCGCATCAGCCACGAACACAGCACCGGCAGCAGCGTCAGCGTAACGGCGAGCGAGCCGACCAGCGCGAACACCATGGTGTCCGCCATCGGCTTGAACAGCGTGCCGGACGGCCCGGACAGCACGTAGATCGGCAGGAAGCTGACCACGATCACCGCCACCGCGTAGAACAGCGGGCGGTCGACCTCCGCCGCCGCGTCGCGGATCACCTCGACGACGTTGAACTTCGTGCCCGCGCGATCGGCGAGCTGGCGATGGATGTTCTCCACCATCACCACCGCCGCGTCGACCAGGATGCCGAAGTCGATCGCGCCGATCGACAGCAGGTTGGCCGAGGCGCCCTGCAGGTCCAGCCCGATGAAGGCGACCAGCAGGGACAGCGGGATGGTGACCGCCACGATCAGCCCGGTACGCACGTCGTACAGGAAGAAGATCAGCACCACCACGACCAGCAGCATGCCGCGCAGCAGGTTGTCCCTGACCACCTGGGTGGTGATCGTCACCAGGTCGCTGCGGTCGTAGAACGGGTGGACCTTGATGTCCTTCGGCAGGATCTGCTCGTTGAGCTCCTGCGTCTTCGCCTCGACCCGCTGCAGCACGTCCTGGGTCTTCTCGCCGGTGCGCAGCGAGATCACCCCCTCGACCGCGTCGTTCTGCTTCTCGTAACCGAACAGGCCCAGCCGCGGCGCGATGCCGATGACCACGCGGCCGACGTCCTTGACCAGCACCGGATTGCCGTCGTGCACCGCCAGCACCACATTGCCGATGTCCTCCAGCGTGCGCAGCCGGCCCACGCCGCGCACGTAGTAGAACTGGCCACCCTGCGAATAGAAGCCGCCGCCGGCGTTGGCGTTGTTGGCGGCCAGCGCGGCCTGCACCTGCGTTGCGCTCAGGCCGACGCCGGCGAGTTTGGCCGGGTCGAGCAGCACCTGGTACTGCATCGTGCCGCCGCCGAAGCCGGAGTCGTCCGCCACGCCGGCGACCGCGCGGTACTGCGGCTCGACCACCCAGTCCTCGAACGTCTTCAGCTCCATCGGCGAACGGTCGGAGCTCTGCAGCACGTAGCGGTAGATCAGCCCCGACGGCGACGACAGCGGCGACACCGACGGCTTCACGCCGTCAGGAAGCTCGAGACCACCGAGCCGATTGAACACCTGCTGCCGCGCGAAATAGTTGCCGGTGCCGATGTCGAAGGTCAGCGTGACCACCGACAGGCCGTACAGCGAGATCGAGCGGACGTTGGCGGTCTTCGGGATACCGGTCATGCCGCGCTCGGCCGGCACCGTGATCAGCCGCTCCACTTCCTCGGCGGTATGCCCCGGCCACTGCGTGACGATCTCCACGCTGGGCGGCGACAGGTCGGGGTAGGCATCCACCGGCAGGCGGTGCAGCGCATGCACACCGGCGCCGATCAGCACCAGCACCAGCAAGGCGACCAGGAAGCGTTGCGCCAGCGAGGCACCGACGATGCGATTCATCAGCGAGGCCGCACGCGACGGCATGGGCGGCAGCGGGTCGCTCATTGGTTCTGCATGAACTGCACGAAGATGCCGCCGTCGACCACGATTCGGTCGCCCGGCCTGAGGCCGTCGCTGACCAGGTAGTCGTCACCCGTGCGCGAACCCGTCGTGACGTGCCGCCGCGCGAAGCTGCCGTCGGCCTGGGCGAGATAGACGAACGGCAGGTTGTCGTCGTCGCGCAGCAGCGCCGACGCCGGAACCAGCAGGCCCTTGCTGGCCTGGCGCGACTGGATCCGCACGCGCACGTACATCTGTTTGCGCAGCGCGCCCTGCGGGTTCGGCACCACGATGCGCGCGGCAATCGCACGAGTGTTCGGGTTCACCACCGCGGCGATGTTGTCCAGCGTGCCCGCCAGCTCGCCACCCGCTGCAGCCTCGGCCTGCGCCGGGTCGCCGACCCGGATTCCGGCAAGCTCCGCTGCCGTCACCTGCGCCATCACCCACACCTTGGACAGGTCGGCCACGGTGAAGCACGGCGTCGTGCCCGCCTGCAACAGCTGCCCGGGGCTGATCAGCTTTTCCACCACGGTACCGGCGACCGGTGCGCGGATGATGCCCTGCGTGCGCGCCACCGTGCGGCCGGACTGGATCGCCTCGATCGTGCCGGCGTCGACATGCAGCGCCACCAGCGCCTGCAACGCTGCATCGCGGTCGGCTTCGGCGCTGGCGGCGTCGGTCTGCGCCTGCTCGGCCTCGCGCCGCGATACGCCTTGGTGCTGCAGCAGGTCCTGGTCGGTGTCGGCCAATTTGCGGGCGTTGCGCGCACTGGCCAGTGCCTTGCGATAGGCGCCGATCGCGGCGGCGAAGTCCGGCGAGTCCACCAGCGCCAGCGGCTGGCCCTGGTGCACCTGGTCGCCCGGCGCCACCAGCACGCGCAACACCGGTCCGGAGAACGGCGCGAGCACGCCGGTCGCCTGGTCGTTGTCGAAATCCACCACGCCGGTGGTCTCGATCGCGCGATGGAAGCTGGCCGGCGCGACGGTGAACAGATGGATGCGCTGGCGCTGCGCCGGCGTCATCGTCACGTTCTGCGGCGTGTCGGATGCCGCAGCGTGTTGCGCTTCGGACCTGGAGGAACAGCCGGCCGCAGCAAGCACCGCGCCCAGCGCGAGCGCGAATGCCACAGGACGCCACGGTATCCGGCACGACGCCGAAGATGATCTACTTTTCATCGCTGTCCCGGTCTGCCTTGGCGTGATCCGAATCGGAGGGGCGTGGCTGCGTCGCTGCGGAATGGGCCTGCGCGCCGTCCGCGGCGTTCCACCAGCCACCGCCCAGCGCCTGGAACAGCGCCGCGGTGTCGGCGTAGCGGCTGGCCTGCGCCTGCACCAGCGCGATGCGCGCCTGCTGGTAGCCCTGCTCGGCACCGAGCAGCGACAGGTAGCCGGCATAGCCGTCCTTGTACTGCCGCTGCGACAGATCCAGGGTGAGCTTCGCCGCCTGTGCGGCGCTGCTCGCCGCCTGCAGGCCTTCGGCGTCGTGCTGCAATGCGGCCAGCGTATCGGCCACATTCTGGAACGCCGTCAGCACCGTGCTGCGGTATTGCTCGGACGCCTGCACGTAGGCCGCCTTGGCGGCGCGTTCCTGGTGCAGCAGGCTGCCGCCGTGAAAAATCGGCGCGGCGATATCGGCACCGATGCCCCAGAAGCCCGTACCGCTCTTGAACACCTGGCCGATCGCCACCGCGGTGCTGCCCGCGTTCGCGGTCAATGAAACATTCGGCAACCGATTCGCGATCGCCACGCCGATATTGGCGCTGGCCGCATGCATGTTCGCCTCGGCCTGGCGCACGTCCGGACGCTGTGCCACCAGCCTGGATGGCAGGCTCAGCGGCAGTTGCTGCGGCAAGTGCAGGCTGGCCAGATCGAATGCCGGCGCCGGCGCCCCACTGGGCAACCGCCCGGCCAGCACCGCCAGCAAATCGTTCTGCTGATCCAGCCGGGTCAGCAACGGCGGCAGCGTGGCCTGCAGCTGGGCCAGCTGCGATTCCTGCGCGGCGAGATCGAGCCGGCCGGCATACCCCTTGGCCAGCTGGTAGCGCAGGATGTCCACCATTTTCGAGTCGATCGCGATCAGCTCGCGGCTCGCGGCGATCTGCTCCCGCAACGAGGCCTGCTGCACGGCCGCCGCCACCACGTTGGTACTCAGCGTGATGCGGGCGGCGATCATCTGGAAACGCACGGACTGCTCCTGCGCCTGCAGCGACTCCACCGTGCGCCGGTTCAGGCCGAACAGGTCCGGCGCATACGAAATGCTGAGCTGCGGAGTGAAGAAGCTGTACAGATACTCCTGGGGTACCACCGGATAGTTCGGCCCGGGCGCAACCTGCTGTGATTGCTTCTGGCGGGTAGCCGAGAAGCCGGCGTTGACCGCGGGGTAGTAGGCACCGCGCTGCGCCCGGGCATTCTCGTGCGCCACCGCCAACGCTGCCTGCGCGGCCTTCAGATCGGAGTTGTGCGCCAGCGATTGTTCGATCAGCGCATTGAGCTCGGCGGAATGGAACAGTGTCCACCACTGCGCGGGAATGTCGGCGTCCAGGACGAAGCGCTGCGGCTGCCCGCCCGCGACATCCGCACCGGCGGTGGTGGTCGGCAGCGGGGCGGCGGTCAGGCGGCCGACTGCGGGTGCGGCCGGCCGCTGAAAATCCGGCCCCACCGCGCACCCGGCGAGACCCAGCACGACGACAGCCGCAAGCAGACGCCACAACGGCAACCACGCCGTGGATCGCAATGAGCGCGCTCGCCCGATCATCGCAGCCATCATGTCGACGGTGCCGGCAAGCACTCGAACCACGGGTCGTTCATGCGGGCGCGTCTTGGCGAGAAGATCGGAGACGCAACGATATAACGTACCAATTCGCCGCAAAACCCTGCAAGAAATTGCGTTCAACGATGTGCTGGCAACCACGGGGTCCGACGCGCAGGCCTGCTCGTCGAGTCGCACCTCGAACGTCGGAACAGCCGCGTACGGGCACACCGCCCGAACGAGTCGCAGGCTGGACGAAGCAGCCGGCGACAGCCGCGCCTACAGCCCCTTCGCCGCCTGCGCCACCGCGCGGAACAGCGCGCGGCCCTTGTTCATCGTCTCCTCCCACTCGGCGGCGGGATCGGAGTCGAACACGATGCCGGCGCCGGCCTGCACGTGCAGGCGGCCGCCATGGATCACCGCGGTGCGGATCGCGATGGCGGTGTCGGCGTCGCCCCACCAGCCGATCCAGCCGATCGCGCCGCCGTAGATGTTGCGCTTGTACGGTTCCAGTTCCTGGATGATCTCCAGCGCGCGCACCTTCGGCGCGCCCGAGAGCGTGCCGGCCGGGAAGGTGGCCTTCAGCACGTCCATATAGCTCAAGCCTTTGCGCACCGTGCCCTGCACCTGCGACACGATGTGCATCACGTGCGAGTAGCGCTCGATCGCAAACGAGCCGCTCACCTCCACGCTGCCGGTCTCGCTGATCCGGCCCAGGTCGTTGCGGCCGAGGTCGATCAGCATCACGTGCTCGGCGCGCTCCTTCGGGTCGGCCAGCAGCTCGGCTTCCAGCGCCTGGTCTTCCGCTTCCGTGGCACCGCGCCTGCGCGTGCCGGCGAGCGGGCGCACCACCACCTTGCCGTCCTTCAGCCGCGCCAGGATCTCCGGCGAGGAGCCCACGATCTGCGTTTCGCCGAGGTCGACGAAGTACATGTACGGCGACGGGTTCAGTGCGCGCAGCGCGCGGTACACGTCCACCGGCCGCGCGTTGAAGCCGACGCTGAGACGCTGCGACGGCACCACCTGGAAGATGTCGCCGGCGCGGATGTACTCCTTCGCCTTCTCCACCATCGCCTCGAACTCGTCCCTGGTAAACGAGGACTTGAAGTCGCCCTCGTCCAGCGCGATCGACTGCGTGAGCTGCGGATATGACGCGCCGCCCTGGCGCAGCCGGTAGACCAGCGCATCGAGCCGGCGCTGCGCGGCGGCATACGCCTGCGGCTGCGCGGGGTCCGCATGCACGATCAGGTACAGCCGGCCCTTGAGGTTGTCGAATACGGCCACTTCCTCGGCCAGCATCAGGAGCACGTCGGGCGTGCGCAATTCGTCGGCGCGATCCCACTGCGCGAGGCGCGGCTCGATGTAGCCGATCGTCTCGAAGCCGAAGTAGCCGACCAGGCCGCCCGAGAACGCGGGCAGCTGCGGCAGCCGCGGCACGTCGTACTGCGCGCGCAGCTTCTCGATTTCCGCCAGCGGATCATCCAGGTGCCGGCGCTCGCTGACTTCGCCGGAGTCTTCCACTTCGAGCTCATGCCCATGCAGGCGAAACACCCGCTTCGCCGGCAGGCCGATGATCGAATAGCGCCCCCAGGTGGCGCCGCCCTCGACCGACTCGAACAGGAAGGTGTACGGGCCATCGGCCAGCTTCAGGTACACCGACAGCGGCGTGTCGAGGTCGGAGAACACCTCGCGCACCAGCGGGATGCGGGTGTGGCCCTGGGCCACCAGCGCGTCGTATTCGTCTCGGGAGATCACGTAGGGGAGATCCGGATGGCCAAACGAGGAAGCGGCCATTGTAGGCGAAGCGCGCCCTCAGCCACTCAGCCGTTGTCGCGGCATACCGCGCAAGCGCAGGGTGAACGCCACGCCGCTGCCGTCGTCGAGGTTGCGTGCGCTGGCGATGCCGCCGTGGCGTTCGGCGACCAGCCGCACCACGTACAGGCCCAGACCCAGGTGCGGGACCCCGCCGGGGGTGGCCTTGTCGCGCAGGCTGACCAGCGAGTCGAATAGCCGGCCCTGCATCGCCGCAGGCAGCGGCGGGCCCTGGTTGGCCAGCTCGATCTCGGCGCCATCGGGTGTGGCGCGCAGCGCGAGACGCAGCCAGCCATCCGGCGGCGTGAACGACAATGCGTTGTCGAGCAGCTTGTCCAGCGCCTGCGCGATCAGCTCGGGCGCGCAGTGCAACGGCAGCAGCGCATCAGGCAGTGTGCAGTCGAGCCGGCGCGCCCCGATCAGTGGCCGGTAGGCATCGGCACAGCCGCGCACCACGTCACGCAGGTCGACGTCCTCAGGTTCGGCGGCAAGGATCGAGCGTTCCATCCGGCTCGACTCGCTCATCGCGCGCACCAGTGCGCCCAGCCGCGCCACGCCGTCGCGGGCGCGCGCCAGGTACGGCTGCGCCTCGGCCGGCAAGGCGGCATGCTCGAGGTTGTCCAGCGACGATTTCACGATCGCCAGCGGCGTGTTGAGTTCGTGCGAAAGCTTCGAGGCCAGCGTGCGCAGGTAATCGGTGTAGCTGCCGACCACCTCGAACAGCCGCTCGAAGCTGCGCGCCAGGTCGCCGATCTCGTCGGGCGCGTCGGTCATCGGGAACTTGCCGCGTTCGAACAGGCCGTCCAGACGTCCATCGTTGAGCTGGGCGCGCTCGGCCGCGTTGCGCAGGCGGCCCAGCCGCAGGCTGAGCTTGGTGGCGAACAGCAGCAGGATGCCGCCGGCGACCAGCAGCACGCCGAAGCTGGTCAGCAGCAGACCAAACAACGCACGGTTGGCGAGCAGCGGCACGCTGCGGCTGGCCTGCTCCAGCAGCAGCACGCCACCGACCCGGCCGGCATGTCCGATCGGCACCGCGGCGGCCAGCACCACGCTGCCGCGCTCCTCGCCGCTGCGCCACACCGATACCGGCTGACCGGCACCCGCCTCGGCCACTTCGCGGGTGTCCAGCCGCGGCACGTCCTGCGCCCACAGGTTTGCATCTTCCAGCCGCGTCGCCAGTAGCGAGCGGTAGACCAGCGCGGCGAACCAGCCTGGCTGGCCGTCGCTGCCGGGCATCGTGTTCAGGCGGCCGCTGCGTGCCAGCAGCCAGCCCTGCGGCGCCAGCACGCGCGCCTGCACGCGGTCGGGCACCAGCTGCGCCAGCTCGCCGGCAAGCTTGCCCGAATAGCTGAGCAGTGGCCGCGTATCGGCGGCCAGCCGGTCGCCGCCCGCGGCCGTGTCGTACACGCCGATGCCGAGCGTGCGCAGCTTGAGATCACGCGGCAGGCGCAACTCGACCCGGTAACCGCTGCCGTCTTCCTGCCACTGCGCGGCGATCAGCTCGGGCAGGCCCTCCACCGGAGGATCGAGCGGCTGCGCGGTGAGCGGACCGGGCGCCGCGCTGGCCAGCAGGTAGCGGCGCCGGCCTTCCGCGTTGCCCAGCACGAGGATCAGGTGATCAGCCGCCAGCGCATTCGCATCGCCGGCGTCGGCACGCGTGCGGCGGGTGTCGCGCACGTCGGCGTAGAGGTACAGCCCGTCGTCGTCTACGGCCAGCAACAGCTTGCCGTTCGTGCCAAGCGGCTGGCTCCACGGCGTCAGCGGCGCCCAGTCGTCGCCGTAGCCGTCCACGGTGATCGGATTGGCTGCCTGTTGCACGTACCAGCCCCGGCCCGATGCCGGCGCCACCGCGCCGGTCACCACCAGGCTGCGCGCCACCGCATTCGCCGACGCCAGCAGCGCCTGCGCCTGGCCTTCGCGCAGCAGCGTTTCCATCTGCCGCACGTACAGCCAGCCGGCCACCGGCAGCGCCAGCGTGCACAGTGCGACCAGCAGCAGCTTGCGGCGCAGCGTCATCGGCGCCGGCGATCAGCGGCCATGCGCGGGCGCCGCGTCCTTCGCCCAGCGCGTGGCCACCACCACGCGCATGAAGTCGTCGAGCAGTGCGTGGCGCGACGGGTCGGCGTCGTCGAATGCCATCGACCAGCTCAGCCGCACCCCGCTGGCCGTGCCGGGGTCGCAGAACACCAGCACGTCGTCGATGCGATCGCTGCCCTGGTAGACCGAAGCCTCGCACGGCATGGCCGGATGCCGCACGACGAAGGCGGACACCTTGCCGGCGGGGTCGTGCTGCAGGTAGCGCTTGCGATCAGCCTGCACCTCGTCGGCCAGCGTGGCCAGCTGGCGCGGCCACACGTTGAGCACCATCACCCGCTGCGGCTTGCCGCTCCACTCGCCCTGGTAAAGCACGGCATTGACGCCGATCGCGCGCGCGTAGGTGCAGCAGTCGCGCGTCCAGCCGGGCGGCGTGGCCACGCTGATCGCCCAGGCCGGCGCGTCGCCGTCGCGGGCGCCACGCGCCAGCACGCCGTCGTCCTGGCCGGCGGCCGGCGCCGCGACGGCGAACAGCAAGCACGCCAACGCCGGCAGCAGGCGTCGCCTCACGGCTTCCACCGGTAGCCCACGCCGTGCACCGTCTCGATCGCGTCGAACTCCGGCGCCACCGCGATGAACTTCTTGCGGATACGCTTGATGTGCGAGGTGATGGTGGCGTCGTCCACCACCAGCTCCGCCTCGCGCATCAGCTGGTCGCGGTTCTTCACATGGCCGGGAAAGCGGATCAGCGTGTGCACCATCCAGAATTCGGTGACGGTGAGCGGAATCTCCTCGCCGTTCCAGGTGATGCGCATGCGCTCGGATTCCAGCTTCAGCGGGCCGTGCTCGATCACCGTCTCGCTGCTGGCCGGCACCTTCAGCGACTCGATGCGGCGGAACAGCGCGGCGATGCGCGCAGCCAGCTGGTGCAGGCTGGTGTCCTTGGAAAGGTAATCGTCGGCGCCCAGGCGCAGGCCGGAGATCACGTCGAAATCCGAGTCGCGCGCGGTGAGGAAGATGATCGGCAGCGTGGCCGACTTCGCGCGCAGCTCGCGGCACAGGTCGAAGCCGCCCTCCGGCTCGTCGCCCAGGCCGATGTCGATGATCACCAGCTCCGGCAGGCGCATCGCGAAGGCGCCGGAGGCCTCCCGGCGCGAGCCGTAGCCGCGCGCGTCGTAGCCGAAACGGTTCAGCGCCTCGACGTAGTTGGCGCGGATCAACGGTTCGTCCTCGACGATGGCAATGCTGCGGCCCATGGCGCGCTCCCTGTAGTGGTGCGCGCAGCGTGCTATGCGAATCGCGCGTACGCAAGCCGCGTGACGCAGCTGTCCCCGTTTTGCCACACGGCGACAGCCGCTAGGCCCGATTCCGCCGGCGCCAGCGCCCGCGGCGACGGTTTGATGTGCATCAAGCCATCCGCAGGACGTTCAACGATGCCGCAGCCCGAATCCCCCGACCGAGATCCCAACGCCGAACTGCACGGCTTCGAGCCATTGCGCGCCGCACTGGCGATCGGCGCGTTGCTGCTCGGGCTGCTGCTCAGCCTCTGAGGCGAGTGCCATGGACACATCCTGTTTCGACCCGTACCCGTTCGATCTCCTCTCCGTGGAAGACGGCGGTGCATCCGGCGCGAAGGGAGTCGCGCCGGATGCGGGGCAAGCGCAACCCGATCCCGACTGGCGCCCGCTGTAGCGCGACCACCGCGCCCGTCCCGCAGGGTGGTCGGTTTCCCCTCCTTGCGAGGGGATTTTTTCGGCCGGGGACCGCGCCACGTCGTGGCATCGGCTCCGTTCAGGAATCTGCGGGAACCAAACCGGATCACCCCGGTCAATAGTACTGATTGGTACCGTTCCCCTTGCCATGGAACGTGCCGGCACGACGGCAGACACCCTCCCTGTGAAGCAGTCGTGCCGGCACACCAATCAATGGTGTTTCCTCTCACGTCATCGATGACGTTTTGTCCCGGCGCAGCCGTTCACTGCGTCGGGATTTTTATGCGCGGCAGGTTCGCGCGATCGTGCTTAGCCGATCGCATCGCGCCCCGCGGCGGGCACGCTCAAGCGATCGCCTTGCGCATCGCGGCGATCTCGGCCACGTAATCCGGAGCGTGGAAGATCGCCGAGCCGGCGACGAAGGTGTCGGCACCGGCGCCGGCGATCGCGCCGATATTCTGCGCGGTGACGCCGCCGTCGACTTCCAGCCTGATCGCGCGGCCGCTGGCCTCGATGCGCGCACGCGCCTGGCGCAACTTGTCCAGCGCGCCGGGGATGAACTTCTGCCCGCCAAAACCGGGGTTGACCGACATGATCAGGATCAGGTCGAGCTTGTCCATCACATAGTCGAGGTAGTCCAGTGGCGTGGCCGGGTTGAACACCAGTCCGGCCTGGCAGCCCGATTCCCTGATCAGGCCCAGCGTACGGTCGACGTGCTCGCTCGCCTCCGGGTGGAAGCTGATCAGGCTGGCGCCGGCCTTGGCGAAATCCGGCACGATGCGGTCGACCGGCTTGACCATCAGGTGCACATCGACCGGCGCGATGATGCCGTACTTGCGCAGCGACTGCAGCACCATCGGGCCGATCGTGAGGTTTGGCACGTAATGGTTGTCCATCACGTCGAAATGTACCCAGTCGGCGCCCGCGGCCAGTGCGGCGGCGGTGTCCTCGCCGAGCCGGGCGAAATCGGCAGCGAGAATGGACGGGGCAATGACAGGGGTTTGCTTGCTCATGACGACTATCCGGTATATCGGAGACGTGATTGTAGGAGCCCGCTGGCGGGCGATACTCCTGCCCTGGTGCAACGTAGGGGACATCAAGGCGAAAAAAAGCATCGCCCGCCAGCGGGCTCCTACAAGAGCTGATGAGTCTCAGCGAAGGGTGCGCTTCACCGCATCGACCACATGGGCCACGGTGAAACCGAAGTGCTCGAACAGTTGCGGTGCGGGCGCCGAGGCGCCGAACGTGGTCATGCCGATCACCTCGCCGTCCAGGCCCACGTACTTGCGCCAGAAGTCGGCGGTGCC
This genomic stretch from Rhodanobacter thiooxydans harbors:
- a CDS encoding efflux RND transporter permease subunit, whose product is MSDPLPPMPSRAASLMNRIVGASLAQRFLVALLVLVLIGAGVHALHRLPVDAYPDLSPPSVEIVTQWPGHTAEEVERLITVPAERGMTGIPKTANVRSISLYGLSVVTLTFDIGTGNYFARQQVFNRLGGLELPDGVKPSVSPLSSPSGLIYRYVLQSSDRSPMELKTFEDWVVEPQYRAVAGVADDSGFGGGTMQYQVLLDPAKLAGVGLSATQVQAALAANNANAGGGFYSQGGQFYYVRGVGRLRTLEDIGNVVLAVHDGNPVLVKDVGRVVIGIAPRLGLFGYEKQNDAVEGVISLRTGEKTQDVLQRVEAKTQELNEQILPKDIKVHPFYDRSDLVTITTQVVRDNLLRGMLLVVVVLIFFLYDVRTGLIVAVTIPLSLLVAFIGLDLQGASANLLSIGAIDFGILVDAAVVMVENIHRQLADRAGTKFNVVEVIRDAAAEVDRPLFYAVAVIVVSFLPIYVLSGPSGTLFKPMADTMVFALVGSLAVTLTLLPVLCSWLMRKGVRERRNRMFEAIRSVYAKGLDFCLARAWLTTAVSALLLGLSLLLVPRIGAEFMPHLDEGALWVRATMPYTISFDESAKIAPQIRAILRSFPEVTTVASELGRPDDGTDHTGFFNVEFYVGLKPYAQWKGAYHDKAELIAAINRKLQVFPGISFNYTQPAEDAVDEAETGLKSALAVKVFGTDLNTLQAKGKAIKHVLEQVRGIRDVTLVQELGQPSLSITINRAVIARYGLNVDDINGLIQTAIGGDVATQVIQGEKQFDLVVRLDQPFRDNAEAIGNILVATPGGQQLPLKEFADIRVTSGASFIYRQDNSRYIGVQFSVEGRDLAGAVEDAIAQVDAKVKLQQGYRLDWGGEYKEYTASRAQLNLIVPLTVGLIFLLLFALYSNFKFPFITVLGVVLSAPAGGIIALWLTGTPFSVSSGIGFLALFGVSVQTAVVYISYVNELRRNGVGVAEAIREGAILRLRPIMMTALVAALGLLPAALATGVGTDTQRPFALVIVSGLFTRLLISVFLMPALYAIVARPDDRLEV
- a CDS encoding efflux RND transporter periplasmic adaptor subunit, with amino-acid sequence MAFALALGAVLAAAGCSSRSEAQHAAASDTPQNVTMTPAQRQRIHLFTVAPASFHRAIETTGVVDFDNDQATGVLAPFSGPVLRVLVAPGDQVHQGQPLALVDSPDFAAAIGAYRKALASARNARKLADTDQDLLQHQGVSRREAEQAQTDAASAEADRDAALQALVALHVDAGTIEAIQSGRTVARTQGIIRAPVAGTVVEKLISPGQLLQAGTTPCFTVADLSKVWVMAQVTAAELAGIRVGDPAQAEAAAGGELAGTLDNIAAVVNPNTRAIAARIVVPNPQGALRKQMYVRVRIQSRQASKGLLVPASALLRDDDNLPFVYLAQADGSFARRHVTTGSRTGDDYLVSDGLRPGDRIVVDGGIFVQFMQNQ
- a CDS encoding efflux transporter outer membrane subunit, translating into MRLDEQACASDPVVASTSLNAISCRVLRRIGTLYRCVSDLLAKTRPHERPVVRVLAGTVDMMAAMIGRARSLRSTAWLPLWRLLAAVVVLGLAGCAVGPDFQRPAAPAVGRLTAAPLPTTTAGADVAGGQPQRFVLDADIPAQWWTLFHSAELNALIEQSLAHNSDLKAAQAALAVAHENARAQRGAYYPAVNAGFSATRQKQSQQVAPGPNYPVVPQEYLYSFFTPQLSISYAPDLFGLNRRTVESLQAQEQSVRFQMIAARITLSTNVVAAAVQQASLREQIAASRELIAIDSKMVDILRYQLAKGYAGRLDLAAQESQLAQLQATLPPLLTRLDQQNDLLAVLAGRLPSGAPAPAFDLASLHLPQQLPLSLPSRLVAQRPDVRQAEANMHAASANIGVAIANRLPNVSLTANAGSTAVAIGQVFKSGTGFWGIGADIAAPIFHGGSLLHQERAAKAAYVQASEQYRSTVLTAFQNVADTLAALQHDAEGLQAASSAAQAAKLTLDLSQRQYKDGYAGYLSLLGAEQGYQQARIALVQAQASRYADTAALFQALGGGWWNAADGAQAHSAATQPRPSDSDHAKADRDSDEK
- the trpE gene encoding anthranilate synthase component I, whose product is MISRDEYDALVAQGHTRIPLVREVFSDLDTPLSVYLKLADGPYTFLFESVEGGATWGRYSIIGLPAKRVFRLHGHELEVEDSGEVSERRHLDDPLAEIEKLRAQYDVPRLPQLPAFSGGLVGYFGFETIGYIEPRLAQWDRADELRTPDVLLMLAEEVAVFDNLKGRLYLIVHADPAQPQAYAAAQRRLDALVYRLRQGGASYPQLTQSIALDEGDFKSSFTRDEFEAMVEKAKEYIRAGDIFQVVPSQRLSVGFNARPVDVYRALRALNPSPYMYFVDLGETQIVGSSPEILARLKDGKVVVRPLAGTRRRGATEAEDQALEAELLADPKERAEHVMLIDLGRNDLGRISETGSVEVSGSFAIERYSHVMHIVSQVQGTVRKGLSYMDVLKATFPAGTLSGAPKVRALEIIQELEPYKRNIYGGAIGWIGWWGDADTAIAIRTAVIHGGRLHVQAGAGIVFDSDPAAEWEETMNKGRALFRAVAQAAKGL